The following proteins come from a genomic window of Flavobacterium eburneipallidum:
- a CDS encoding DUF805 domain-containing protein, translating to MIEWYKKVVFENYANFKGRASRSEYWYFVLANMIISIPLNYILPLVIAPELALIGTIYSLGVFLPSIAVGIRRMHDVGKSGWYILIPLYNFILLCTDSEEGTNEYGPNPDNLFEEIEEIGTSEA from the coding sequence ATGATCGAATGGTACAAAAAAGTAGTTTTTGAAAACTACGCAAATTTCAAAGGAAGAGCAAGTAGAAGCGAGTATTGGTATTTTGTTTTGGCTAATATGATTATTAGTATTCCATTAAATTATATTCTCCCATTGGTTATTGCACCAGAACTAGCATTAATAGGAACTATTTATAGCCTTGGAGTTTTTTTACCTTCCATCGCAGTAGGCATAAGAAGAATGCATGATGTAGGAAAAAGCGGTTGGTATATTTTAATTCCGTTATACAATTTCATATTATTATGTACAGATAGCGAAGAAGGAACTAATGAATACGGTCCAAATCCTGATAATCTTTTCGAAGAAATTGAAGAAATTGGAACTTCAGAAGCATAA
- a CDS encoding DUF4234 domain-containing protein, which translates to METTRPKEDWNKPNRPIPVFKVDPVMVLILGFLTCGLYLIYWNVKVAEVLNAVAEREVISQPVAIFAGCCFPVNVYFFYLAGQDGLPQVYKRIGYPHKDDSTLLVILGFFFPMAAAMIVQNDINKLY; encoded by the coding sequence ATGGAAACAACAAGACCAAAAGAAGATTGGAATAAACCAAATCGCCCTATTCCTGTATTCAAAGTAGATCCTGTTATGGTATTGATCCTCGGATTTTTAACCTGCGGATTGTACCTTATTTATTGGAACGTGAAAGTAGCTGAAGTATTGAATGCAGTAGCAGAACGAGAAGTTATTTCGCAACCTGTTGCTATTTTTGCTGGATGTTGCTTTCCTGTAAATGTATATTTCTTTTATTTAGCAGGTCAAGATGGATTGCCACAAGTGTATAAACGCATTGGCTATCCGCATAAAGACGATTCTACTTTGTTAGTCATTTTAGGGTTTTTCTTTCCAATGGCAGCAGCAATGATTGTTCAAAATGACATCAATAAATTATATTAA
- a CDS encoding DUF2752 domain-containing protein has product MTSINYINTQSKRKIYGIIGAIITLIVPFFLMLFNQDNHLETDQSLCPFKMLTGFPCAGCGITKSMVYLYQGNLQKSLYYHILGPFAILFCVVTITVLTTELITKKEYFNEYLYNKKLAYGLALFLISYHLIRIIYFIQNNSMDTILQQSIWR; this is encoded by the coding sequence ATGACATCAATAAATTATATTAATACACAATCCAAACGTAAAATCTACGGAATTATCGGTGCTATAATCACGCTGATAGTTCCGTTTTTTTTGATGCTTTTCAATCAGGATAATCATCTGGAAACGGATCAATCTTTGTGTCCATTCAAAATGCTTACAGGTTTTCCTTGTGCGGGTTGTGGTATAACAAAATCAATGGTTTATTTGTATCAGGGTAATTTACAAAAAAGCTTGTATTATCATATTCTGGGCCCATTTGCTATCTTGTTTTGCGTGGTTACAATTACGGTGCTTACCACAGAATTAATTACTAAAAAAGAATATTTCAACGAGTATCTTTACAATAAAAAACTGGCTTATGGTTTGGCACTGTTTCTAATAAGCTACCACCTCATCCGAATTATTTATTTTATCCAAAATAATTCAATGGATACTATTTTACAACAATCCATTTGGAGATAA
- a CDS encoding lysophospholipid acyltransferase family protein, with the protein MGLVTAKEVAKAINTDKYGVLGTLSGWLLMKVLKISTLNKIYNRNKHLKEVPFLNAILDEFQIKFEIPEEDYKRLPKDGAYITISNHPLGGIDGILLLKLMLEKEPNFKIIANFLLHRIDPMKPYIMPVNPFENHKDAKSSVIGIKETLRHLSDGKPLGMFPAGEVSTYKDGKLVVDKAWEEGAIKVIRKAQVPVVPIYFHAKNSWLFYFLSKISGTLRTAKLPSELLTQKHRVIKVRIGKPISVTEQNEHKSIEDYSDFLRKKTYMLANPFEKETPFLATPTLKLPKNPKEIVTAASQEKIVVEVDALRNNDCRLLQSKNYEVFFAEAKEIPNVLHEIGRLREITFREVGEGTNESIDIDKYDKYYRHLFLWDADAQKIAGAYRMGLGSEIFPKYGVEGFYLNDLFRFEPELHDMLHQSIEMGRAFIIKEYQQKPMPLFLLWKGIIHITLHHPEHKFLLGGVSISNQFSDFSKSLMIEFMKSNFYDPYIAQYIHPKKAFRVKLKDADKDFIFDEAEADLNKFDKLIDELEPGTLRLPVLIKKYIKQNARVVAFNVDPLFNNAIDGLMYIRISDIPDSTVRPVMEEFQAELERKVAEKEE; encoded by the coding sequence ATGGGTTTAGTAACCGCAAAAGAAGTTGCAAAAGCAATAAACACGGATAAGTATGGAGTTTTAGGTACTCTATCGGGTTGGTTATTGATGAAAGTATTGAAAATTTCGACTTTAAATAAAATATATAACAGAAACAAACACTTAAAAGAAGTGCCATTTCTGAACGCTATATTAGATGAATTTCAGATAAAATTTGAAATTCCAGAAGAAGATTATAAAAGATTACCCAAGGACGGTGCTTATATTACCATTTCCAATCATCCACTTGGAGGAATTGATGGTATTTTGCTTTTGAAATTAATGCTGGAGAAAGAGCCTAATTTTAAGATTATTGCTAATTTTTTGTTGCATCGCATCGATCCCATGAAGCCTTATATCATGCCTGTTAATCCTTTCGAGAATCACAAAGATGCCAAATCTAGTGTGATTGGAATTAAGGAAACGCTTCGTCATTTGAGCGATGGAAAACCATTAGGGATGTTTCCTGCGGGAGAAGTCTCGACTTATAAAGACGGAAAATTAGTAGTGGATAAAGCATGGGAAGAAGGCGCAATCAAAGTCATCAGAAAAGCTCAAGTTCCTGTAGTTCCTATTTATTTTCACGCCAAGAATAGTTGGTTGTTTTATTTTCTTTCGAAAATTAGTGGTACGTTGCGAACCGCAAAACTACCTTCAGAATTGTTGACTCAAAAGCATCGTGTGATTAAAGTACGTATAGGAAAGCCAATTTCGGTTACTGAACAAAACGAGCATAAATCGATTGAAGATTACTCTGATTTTTTAAGAAAGAAAACCTATATGCTGGCCAATCCTTTCGAAAAAGAAACACCTTTTTTGGCAACACCTACATTAAAATTGCCCAAGAATCCAAAAGAAATTGTTACTGCAGCCAGCCAAGAAAAAATTGTAGTAGAAGTAGATGCTTTGCGTAACAATGATTGTAGATTGTTGCAAAGTAAAAACTACGAAGTATTTTTTGCCGAAGCTAAAGAAATTCCGAATGTACTTCATGAAATAGGGCGTTTGAGAGAAATTACTTTTAGAGAAGTAGGCGAGGGAACAAACGAATCCATTGATATTGACAAATACGACAAATATTACCGTCATTTGTTTTTATGGGATGCCGATGCACAAAAAATTGCAGGAGCCTATCGAATGGGATTGGGTTCCGAAATTTTTCCAAAATATGGAGTCGAAGGATTTTATTTGAATGACCTTTTCCGCTTTGAACCCGAATTACACGATATGTTGCACCAATCCATCGAAATGGGTCGTGCTTTTATCATCAAAGAATACCAACAAAAACCAATGCCCCTTTTCCTGCTTTGGAAAGGAATTATTCATATCACTTTGCATCATCCGGAACATAAATTCTTGTTGGGCGGTGTGAGTATTAGCAATCAATTTTCTGATTTTTCAAAATCGTTGATGATTGAATTTATGAAATCTAATTTTTACGATCCTTATATTGCGCAATACATTCATCCTAAAAAAGCCTTCCGAGTAAAATTGAAAGATGCCGACAAGGATTTTATTTTTGATGAAGCCGAAGCTGATTTAAACAAATTTGACAAATTGATTGACGAATTAGAACCTGGTACTTTACGATTGCCTGTTTTGATTAAAAAATACATCAAACAAAATGCTCGTGTGGTGGCTTTCAATGTCGATCCTTTGTTTAACAATGCGATAGATGGCTTGATGTACATTCGAATTTCTGATATTCCAGATAGTACTGTAAGACCTGTGATGGAAGAATTTCAGGCAGAATTGGAAAGAAAAGTGGCAGAGAAAGAGGAGTAA
- a CDS encoding exodeoxyribonuclease III, protein MKIISYNVNGIRAAISKGFINWLQQANPDVICLQEIKATPEQIPLLDFELAGYPYHYWFPATKKGYSGVAILSKIKPNNVVFGTGIEHMDFEGRNIRVDFDDLSVMSLYLPSGTNIERLNHKFMFMDDFQNYINELKKEIPNLVICGDYNICHEAIDIHDPIRNKKVSGFLPEERAWLDAFMKSGFVDSFRHLNKEPHHYTWWTMRFPSARLENKGWRIDYCLVSEPLKQKIKRAVILPEAKHSDHCPSLVEIE, encoded by the coding sequence ATGAAAATCATTTCGTATAACGTCAACGGTATCAGAGCCGCTATCTCAAAAGGTTTTATTAACTGGTTACAACAAGCAAATCCCGATGTAATTTGCCTACAAGAAATAAAAGCCACTCCAGAACAAATTCCGCTATTGGATTTTGAATTAGCTGGTTATCCTTATCATTACTGGTTTCCCGCCACCAAAAAAGGTTACAGTGGTGTGGCCATTTTATCCAAAATAAAACCCAACAATGTGGTTTTCGGAACAGGAATCGAGCACATGGATTTTGAAGGAAGAAATATTCGTGTTGATTTTGATGATCTTTCCGTAATGAGTTTGTACCTACCCTCTGGCACGAATATTGAAAGGTTGAACCATAAATTCATGTTTATGGATGATTTTCAAAATTACATTAACGAATTGAAAAAGGAAATTCCCAATCTAGTTATTTGTGGTGATTACAACATTTGTCACGAAGCCATTGACATTCACGACCCCATTCGAAACAAAAAAGTTTCTGGATTTTTACCCGAAGAAAGAGCTTGGCTGGACGCTTTCATGAAAAGTGGATTCGTTGATAGTTTCCGTCATTTAAACAAAGAACCACATCATTACACTTGGTGGACGATGCGATTTCCATCGGCTAGATTAGAGAATAAAGGTTGGCGTATCGATTATTGTTTGGTTAGCGAACCTTTAAAACAAAAAATCAAAAGAGCCGTTATATTACCCGAAGCCAAACATTCTGACCACTGTCCGAGTTTAGTAGAAATAGAATAA